In one Lolium rigidum isolate FL_2022 chromosome 3, APGP_CSIRO_Lrig_0.1, whole genome shotgun sequence genomic region, the following are encoded:
- the LOC124701445 gene encoding uncharacterized protein LOC124701445, with the protein MVTFMFIGGFIEIWIYLFLRVENFIILYISSVGHMFDPTQEGHTEFHNNHVCFKDYFHQINNWKIFLTSPCKIFNMVLLFPHEAYYLMKYTVYYVQRLIDISSLMYRHETNTEFETPSIISDLDYF; encoded by the exons ATGGTTACGTTTATGTTCATAG GTGGATTTATAGAAATTTGGATTTATCTTTTCCTTCGAGTTGAGAATTTTATCATATTATATATATCTTCCGTTGGCCATATGTTTGATCCTACACAAGAGGGCCACACTGAATTTCACAACAATCAT GTTTGCTTCAAAGACTATTTTCACCAGATCAacaattggaagatttttttaaCCTCCCCTTGCAAGATTTTCAATATGGTTCTACTATTTCCGCATGAAGCTTATTACTTAATGAAATATACCGTTTATTATGTACAAAGATTGATTGACATCAGCTCTCTGATGTACAG GCATGAAACAAACACTGAGTTCGAGACACCTTCAATTATTTCAGATCTGGATTATTTTTAG